The following proteins come from a genomic window of Kitasatospora sp. NBC_01246:
- the paaE gene encoding 1,2-phenylacetyl-CoA epoxidase subunit PaaE — MAASPAPATGPAPATSAEQATGPAPATSAEQAASPAPAARRPAFHHLRIAEVERLCDDAVAVTFEVPEALAEEFAFRPGQTLTLRQVVDGTDERRSYSICAPVGGPLRIAVREVPGGLFSRRLVREARAGEEVEVLTPSGLFTPTLGEPADHVLLAAGSGITPMLSIAASVLAADRTSTVTLLYGNRRSDTVMFADELADLKDRYLGRFQLVHVLSRETRDAELLSGRLDPERVEALLSALVDVPAVGHWWLCGPFGMVTGAKELLAGLGVPTARVHQELFHAEDEPAAERTEPAGPADGVAHSEVTVVLDGRGSTLTLPRDRSVLDGAQRSRPDLPFACKGGVCGTCRALVTEGEVEMRRNFALEEKELAAGYVLTCQARPLTDRVTVDYDR, encoded by the coding sequence ATGGCCGCCAGCCCCGCCCCGGCCACCGGCCCCGCCCCGGCCACCAGTGCCGAGCAGGCCACCGGCCCCGCCCCGGCCACCAGTGCCGAGCAGGCCGCCAGCCCCGCCCCGGCCGCCCGGCGTCCGGCCTTCCACCACCTGCGGATCGCCGAGGTGGAGCGGCTCTGCGACGACGCCGTCGCGGTGACCTTCGAGGTGCCGGAGGCGCTCGCCGAGGAGTTCGCGTTCCGCCCCGGACAGACGCTGACGCTGCGCCAGGTGGTGGACGGCACCGACGAGCGCCGCTCGTACTCGATCTGCGCCCCCGTCGGCGGCCCGCTGCGGATCGCCGTCCGCGAGGTGCCCGGCGGGCTGTTCTCCCGCCGGCTGGTGCGGGAGGCGCGGGCGGGCGAGGAGGTCGAGGTGCTGACCCCGTCCGGGCTCTTCACCCCCACGCTCGGCGAGCCCGCCGACCACGTGCTGCTGGCGGCCGGCTCGGGCATCACCCCGATGCTCTCCATCGCCGCCTCCGTCCTGGCCGCCGACCGCACCTCGACCGTCACGCTGCTCTACGGCAACCGGCGCAGCGACACCGTGATGTTCGCCGACGAGCTGGCCGACCTGAAGGACCGCTACCTCGGCCGGTTCCAGCTGGTGCACGTGCTCTCCCGGGAGACCAGGGACGCCGAGCTGCTCAGCGGGCGGCTGGACCCGGAGCGGGTCGAGGCGCTGCTGAGCGCGCTGGTGGACGTGCCGGCGGTCGGTCACTGGTGGCTCTGCGGGCCGTTCGGGATGGTCACCGGCGCCAAGGAGCTGCTGGCCGGGCTGGGCGTGCCGACCGCGCGGGTGCACCAGGAGCTGTTCCACGCCGAGGACGAGCCGGCCGCCGAGCGGACCGAGCCGGCCGGTCCGGCGGACGGCGTCGCGCACAGCGAGGTCACCGTCGTCCTCGACGGGCGCGGCAGCACGCTCACGCTGCCGCGCGACCGGTCCGTCCTGGACGGCGCCCAGCGCTCCCGCCCCGACCTGCCGTTCGCCTGCAAGGGCGGGGTCTGCGGTACGTGCCGCGCCCTGGTCACCGAGGGCGAGGTGGAGATGCGCCGCAACTTCGCGCTGGAGGAGAAGGAGCTGGCCGCCGGCTACGTGCTGACCTGCCAGGCCCGCCCGCTCACCGACCGGGTGACGGTCGACTACGACCGCTGA
- a CDS encoding NAD(P)-binding domain-containing protein, whose translation MDVLVVGAGQAGLSAAYHLRRRGFAPYREDADGGFVVLDAGSAPGGAWAHRAPSLRMATVHGFHDLPDFELPEPDPDAPAREVVPGYFTAYEAKHALPVVRPVHVRAVRSESDRPDARLLVGTDAGTWSTRALINATGTWTRPFVPHYPGHFAGRQLHYAEYRGPAEFAGKRVLVVGGGASAVQVLSEVAAVGETVWVTRTPPVFHEGPFTPEYGRAVVAKVEERVRQGLPVRSVVSVTGLGPSVAYRRAEELGALHRRPMFDRLTEHGVAWGERELAVDAIVWATGFRPEVGHLAPLGLRSPGGGIALTGTRATVDPRVHLVGYGPSASTVGANRAGRAAVHDIVALLGPPAGAAAVPAQRS comes from the coding sequence GTGGACGTCCTGGTGGTCGGGGCCGGGCAGGCCGGTCTGTCCGCCGCCTACCACCTGCGCCGCCGCGGCTTCGCCCCCTACCGGGAGGACGCCGACGGCGGCTTCGTCGTCCTCGACGCCGGCTCCGCCCCCGGCGGCGCCTGGGCGCACCGCGCGCCCTCGCTCCGGATGGCCACCGTGCACGGATTCCACGACCTGCCCGACTTCGAACTGCCCGAGCCCGACCCGGACGCACCCGCGCGCGAGGTGGTCCCGGGGTACTTCACGGCGTACGAGGCGAAGCACGCGCTCCCGGTGGTGCGCCCCGTCCACGTCCGGGCGGTGCGCTCCGAGTCCGACCGGCCGGACGCCCGCCTGCTGGTCGGGACGGACGCCGGTACCTGGTCCACCCGGGCGCTGATCAACGCCACCGGCACCTGGACCCGCCCCTTCGTGCCGCACTACCCCGGCCACTTCGCCGGGCGGCAGCTGCACTACGCCGAGTACCGGGGGCCGGCGGAGTTCGCCGGAAAGCGCGTCCTGGTGGTCGGCGGCGGCGCCTCGGCGGTCCAGGTGCTGTCCGAGGTCGCGGCCGTCGGCGAGACGGTCTGGGTCACCCGCACCCCGCCCGTCTTCCACGAGGGCCCGTTCACCCCCGAGTACGGCCGCGCGGTGGTCGCCAAGGTCGAGGAGCGGGTCCGCCAGGGGCTGCCGGTGCGCAGCGTGGTGAGCGTGACCGGGCTCGGCCCCTCCGTCGCCTACCGCCGGGCCGAGGAGCTCGGCGCCCTGCACCGCCGGCCGATGTTCGACCGCCTCACCGAACACGGCGTCGCCTGGGGCGAGCGGGAGCTGGCGGTCGACGCGATCGTCTGGGCCACCGGGTTCCGCCCCGAGGTCGGCCACCTCGCCCCGCTCGGCCTGCGCTCCCCCGGCGGCGGGATCGCCCTCACCGGCACCCGGGCCACCGTCGACCCGCGCGTCCACCTGGTCGGCTACGGCCCGTCCGCCAGCACCGTCGGCGCCAACCGGGCGGGCCGGGCCGCCGTCCACGACATCGTCGCGCTGCTCGGACCGCCGGCCGGGGCGGCCGCGGTGCCCGCTCAGCGGTCGTAG
- a CDS encoding aminoacyl-tRNA hydrolase: MTSPFDAPVPAPAPEDRDARPQYVLPLVVRLERATPPGRTDALETSARAVLTLLSDPRVTAPDGEWAERVEAWEDARIRKVVRRARGGEWRRAGELPGITVAGREAEVRVFPPVPLDGWPKELAKLQVSGTDLEESGPVAESGAGLPVLWLNPELEMSAGKTMAQTGHAAQLAWWRLDDAQRKEWAESGFALAVRTATPQAWAELVASGLPLVQDAGFTEIAPGSCTVVAEHPALRRG, from the coding sequence GTGACTTCTCCGTTCGACGCCCCCGTCCCCGCCCCTGCTCCCGAGGACCGCGACGCCCGGCCGCAGTACGTGCTGCCGCTGGTCGTCCGGCTGGAGCGGGCCACCCCGCCCGGGCGGACCGACGCGCTGGAGACCTCGGCGCGGGCCGTGCTCACCCTGCTCTCCGACCCCCGGGTCACCGCGCCGGACGGCGAGTGGGCCGAGCGGGTCGAGGCCTGGGAGGACGCCCGGATCCGCAAGGTCGTCCGGCGCGCCCGGGGCGGCGAGTGGCGCCGGGCGGGCGAGCTGCCGGGCATCACGGTGGCCGGCCGGGAGGCGGAGGTGCGGGTGTTCCCGCCGGTCCCGCTCGACGGCTGGCCCAAGGAGCTCGCCAAGCTCCAGGTCTCCGGCACCGATCTGGAGGAGAGCGGTCCGGTCGCCGAGTCCGGGGCGGGCCTGCCGGTGCTCTGGCTCAACCCGGAGCTGGAGATGAGCGCCGGCAAGACGATGGCCCAGACCGGCCACGCCGCCCAGCTCGCCTGGTGGCGGCTGGACGACGCGCAGCGCAAGGAGTGGGCGGAGTCCGGCTTCGCGCTGGCGGTCCGGACGGCCACCCCGCAGGCCTGGGCGGAGCTGGTGGCGAGCGGTCTGCCGCTGGTCCAGGACGCGGGGTTCACCGAGATCGCCCCGGGGAGCTGCACGGTGGTCGCGGAGCACCCGGCGCTGCGGCGCGGCTGA
- a CDS encoding YbjQ family protein: MANIDEFGGGQRPDAQVLVVTTNDIPGFRVDHVIGEVFGLTVRSRHIGSQIGASLKSLVGGELRGLTKTLVESRNEAMERLVEQTKARGGNAVLMFRFDVTEALDAGTEVCAYGTAVVISPLT; this comes from the coding sequence ATGGCTAACATCGACGAATTCGGCGGCGGGCAGCGCCCGGACGCCCAGGTCCTGGTCGTGACCACCAACGACATCCCCGGCTTCCGGGTCGACCACGTCATCGGCGAGGTCTTCGGCCTGACGGTCCGCAGCCGGCACATCGGCAGCCAGATCGGCGCCTCCCTGAAGTCACTGGTCGGCGGCGAGCTGCGGGGTCTGACGAAGACCCTGGTGGAGAGCCGCAACGAGGCGATGGAGCGCCTGGTCGAGCAGACCAAGGCACGCGGCGGCAACGCGGTCCTGATGTTCCGGTTCGACGTGACGGAGGCGCTGGACGCGGGGACCGAGGTCTGCGCCTACGGCACCGCCGTGGTGATCTCCCCGCTCACCTGA
- a CDS encoding ABC transporter permease has product MSATGTAVRTGSPVRTGSPVRTGTAPAPGSAPTGFGQVLRSEWIKLVTLRSLWLTPLLAVLLTAGLGTATAAALGGEDASLIDDPGIGIHYGLNFGQAALTCFGVLLVGQEFNTRMIGVSLTAVPRRGRFYAGKLTLGALVALVVGLLGTAGSFAGYAAYATGAWDGPALLRSATVGVLYPVLLVVTCVGLTAVLRNLTAAMGLLVPTVFLLSPLLAGVPGVRRVVQFLPDRAGQYALHYADDPQVVYGHWTGLLIMALWAAAAAYGGLRALRRADA; this is encoded by the coding sequence ATGAGCGCCACCGGCACGGCCGTCCGCACCGGCTCCCCCGTCCGCACCGGCTCCCCCGTCCGTACCGGCACGGCGCCGGCCCCGGGGTCCGCCCCGACGGGCTTCGGGCAGGTCCTGCGGTCCGAGTGGATCAAGCTCGTCACCCTGCGCTCGCTCTGGCTGACGCCGCTCCTGGCGGTCCTGCTGACGGCCGGGCTCGGCACCGCCACCGCCGCGGCGCTCGGCGGCGAGGACGCCAGCCTGATCGACGACCCCGGCATCGGGATCCACTACGGCCTCAACTTCGGCCAGGCCGCCCTGACCTGCTTCGGCGTCCTGCTGGTCGGGCAGGAGTTCAACACCCGCATGATCGGCGTCTCGCTCACCGCCGTCCCCCGGCGCGGACGGTTCTACGCCGGGAAGCTCACCCTGGGCGCGCTGGTGGCCCTCGTCGTCGGCCTGCTCGGGACGGCCGGCTCCTTCGCGGGCTACGCCGCCTACGCCACCGGTGCCTGGGACGGCCCCGCCCTGCTCCGCAGCGCCACCGTCGGGGTGCTGTACCCGGTGCTGCTGGTGGTGACCTGCGTCGGCCTGACCGCCGTGCTGCGCAACCTCACCGCCGCGATGGGCCTGCTGGTGCCGACGGTCTTCCTGCTCTCCCCGCTGCTGGCCGGCGTGCCGGGGGTCCGCCGCGTGGTGCAGTTCCTGCCCGACCGGGCCGGCCAGTACGCGCTGCACTACGCCGACGATCCGCAGGTCGTCTACGGGCACTGGACCGGTCTGCTGATCATGGCCCTCTGGGCGGCCGCGGCCGCGTACGGCGGCCTGCGCGCCCTGCGCCGGGCCGACGCCTGA